From Toxorhynchites rutilus septentrionalis strain SRP chromosome 2, ASM2978413v1, whole genome shotgun sequence, a single genomic window includes:
- the LOC129770248 gene encoding peritrophin-1-like: MLSSVILSIVLFSCAFGADPRCPREENLAVAVHLPHPTDCGKFLTCNWGDTVVQDCPGGLHWNDRYRYCDWPAQANCMSGEEEEGSALCVPGDLEPHSECSKFYICANGKRLELSCAPGLHFNPDAKVCDYPKRANCEQLSTESTSPAPTTGLSGGDEVTEDITDTTPGLPETTATEPVMESEPPSTPNLSSPTSYEFVRSHDTVEEYTTDSQHDVYSNYLYDK; encoded by the coding sequence ATGCTATCATCGGTAATTCTTTCGATTGTTCTCTTCAGCTGTGCATTCGGCGCAGATCCACGATGTCCGCGAGAGGAAAATCTTGCTGTAGCAGTTCATCTGCCGCACCCAACCGATTGCGGCAAGTTTTTAACTTGCAACTGGGGTGATACCGTAGTTCAGGACTGCCCCGGAGGACTTCACTGGAACGATAGGTACCGCTATTGCGACTGGCCAGCACAAGCGAACTGCATGTCTGGGGAGGAGGAGGAGGGATCGGCTTTGTGCGTTCCCGGCGATCTAGAACCACACTCCGAATGTAGCAAATTCTACATCTGCGCAAATGGAAAGCGACTGGAGCTAAGTTGTGCACCAGGGCTACATTTCAACCCAGATGCGAAGGTCTGTGATTACCCGAAACGGGCTAACTGCGAACAGTTAAGTACGGAATCCACTTCACCAGCGCCGACCACTGGTTTATCGGGTGGGGATGAGGTAACCGAAGATATTACAGATACCACACCCGGATTGCCCGAAACTACAGCAACGGAACCAGTTATGGAGAGTGAGCCGCCATCCACGCCAAACCTGAGCAGTCCAACATCTTACGAATTTGTCAGATCACATGACACAGTTGAAGAATATACAACGGACAGTCAACATGATGTGTATTCAAACTACTTGTATGACAAGTGA